One genomic window of Lytechinus variegatus isolate NC3 chromosome 1, Lvar_3.0, whole genome shotgun sequence includes the following:
- the LOC121416829 gene encoding uncharacterized protein LOC121416829, which produces MEEVDYKRVREVMWTDKTFRLQELPAYFGFPLLIKVVKGSDDMEHKEKFAKGEILRIDGEERQRRVIATDSKGRHWSFPVHIGAKFDVKSKKEKRKSMYMSEIVEAEKLPKKFCFAKKDDMQIKITGEEHSGPLIEGDFKTKELTRVRIFKANRITDGDITLKVVFLPAYMDVEVVIATKLACEPDAYWDDYMDAMTRDINKKVNLNMYRGKSDIQIYEFSEKTKKSKAKAACLYEEQAPSKIVSIGSIIKQRPSSTKTRTPSRTPSTSSGGRNPNMSTFSAPEADPEPEEPKRAVKDILTDLQDKDESELTEEEVRVARHRRMLLAMLAREDEEEEEKRRSQIIPDGATFEGDEADGAGVTNDGDDQDDNDDKDVENDDDDNDDDDDSSDDESVNARGEGDGDVLDEVRRPRSPGDGSTYSAESENNESVFVDTPPEPVRQRPRIPTRRTPGLSYDHSLSSANAQPFDQEVNKPTKKSPPPPPVKPKPALPAGQKPPISPNKPVVPSREPALNRPVVPHVSTKISQARVVSASFATIQDFPADLRGLTIDDICKALEFLSLDKYKEQIRDNKIDGEMASELSEDMLKSDLGLSALEAKKLHKFIHHNWRPV; this is translated from the exons ATGGAGGAGGTAGACTACAAGAGGGTCCGTGAGGTCATGTGGACGGACAAAACGTTCAGACTCCAGGAGCTACCAGCCTATTTCGGGTTCCCTCTCCTTATCAAGGTTGTCAAGGGATCTGATGATATGGAGCACAAGGAGAAGTTTGCGAAAGGAGAG ATTCTACGAATAGATGGAGAGGAGAGGCAGAGGAGAGTGATTGCGACTGACTCCAAAGGAAGGCATTGGAGCTTCCCTGTTCATATTGGTGCTAAGTTTGACGTCAAAAGCAagaaag aaaagCGCAAATCGATGTATATGAGCGAGATTGTGGAAGCGGAGAAACTTCCCAAGAAGTTCTGTTTCGCTAAGAAGGATGACATGCAGATTAAGATCACGGGTGAGGAGCATTCTGGACCACTGATAGAGGGCGACTTCAAGACCAAGGAATTGACCCGGGTCCGGATCTTCAAGGCAAACAGGATAACTGACG GTGATATAACGCTCAAAGTGGTGTTTCTGCCTGCCTACATGGATGTCGAGGTTGTCATAGCAACCAAATTGGCTTGTGAACCAGATGCATATTGGGACGACTACATGGACGCCATGACACGTGACATTAACAAGAAGGTCAACTTGAACATGTACAGGGGTAAATCAG ATATCCAAATCTACGAGTTTTctgagaaaacaaagaaatccaAGGCGAAGGCAGCATGTCTGTATGAGGAGCAAGCGCCGAGCAAGATCGTGTCCATCGGGAGTATCATCAAGCAAAGGCCATCCAGTACCAAAACAAGGACACCTTCTAGGACGCCCTCTACGTCATCAGGAGGACGGAATCCAAACATG AGCACGTTCAGCGCTCCGGAAGCCGATCCCGAGCCAGAGGAACCTAAACGCGCAGTAAAGGATATCCTCACCGATCTACAGGACAAGGATGAATCTGAACTGACCGAAGAAGAGGTTCGGGTTGCTAGGCACCGGCGGATGTTACTCGCCATGCTCGCGAGAGAAGacgaagaagaggaggagaagaggcGATCACAGATCATCCCGGATGGAGCCACGTTCGAAGGTGATGAGGCTGATGGTGCCGGTGTTACCAACGATGGCGATGATCAggatgataacgatgataaaGACGTTGAAAATGACgacgacgataatgatgatgacgatgatagcAGTGACGATGAGTCAGTGAACGCGAGAGGAGAAGGAGATGGTGATGTTTTAGATGAGGTCAGGAGACCTCGTTCGCCTGGTGATGGCTCAACCTATTCGGCAGAGTCAGAAAACAACGAATCCGTCTTTGTTGATACCCCTCCAGAACCCGTTCGACAAAGGCCTCGCATTCCAACACGTCGTACTCCTGGTCTAAGTTACGACCACAGTCTCTCATCAGCAAACGCTCAACCTTTTGATCAGGAGGTCAACAAGCCCACTAAGAAATCCCCACCGCCGCCTCCAGTTAAACCAAAGCCAGCTCTACCTGCAGGACAGAAACCACCGATCTCACCGAACAAACCAGTTGTTCCATCGCGTGAGCCCGCCCTCAACCGTCCAGTAGTTCCACACGTTTCGACTAAGATCAGTCAAGCCCGAGTCGTTAGCGCTTCGTTTGCGACCATTCAAGACTTTCCAGCGGACCTTCGTGGCCTGACCATTGATGATATATGCAAAGCCTTGGAATTCTTAAGTCTTGATAAATATAAAGAACAGATCAGGGACAACAAGATCGATGGTGAGATGGCGTCAGAACTGTCCGAAGACATGCTGAAATCAGACCTTGGTCTTAGCGCTCTTGAAGCAAAGAAATTGCATAAATTCATTCATCATAACTGGAGGCCAGTGTGA